Within Vicia villosa cultivar HV-30 ecotype Madison, WI linkage group LG1, Vvil1.0, whole genome shotgun sequence, the genomic segment ACGACATCTAACaaatttcatattttcaaaaatataataattttataaattcagtctttaaattcaaattcgaaaataatacaaaatacaaattaaaataaattttgaaccaaGTCTAATTCGAAcataaactaaataataatataaatgaagtGTCTAATAAATTTAACTTCAAGGAAGGAAATTTGTTTCAAATAAGTTCTGAACAAACTctacttatatatttttttttttgataaaagggAGGTCCTAAGCCCAAAAACGAAAAACTACAACGGAAGAACACACGGGGTTGAAACCCCTAACAAATCCTGAACACAGATTAAATAAAACATCTGAACAATCCTCGTGAATCCTCTGAACAAACTCtacttatatattaattttatagcCTATCCGTCGATTTTTCAAAATCATCGATTCGTCGGTTTTTAATAGTTTTGGTCAGTTCTGACCGGCTCCTATTGATTTGATTTAATAGCTTATCTGATCCAATAAAAAATTAGACCAATGACCCTTCTAATTTTCAATTCGACTAGTAGGTACAGTTTAATTTTTGAAACACTATCATCTCCTCTCAAGTTTCTCTCACTTTTATGCTTATTAATCTCTTATATTTGATAAACAACTTTCATTATAAATGTATTGTTTTAAACAATattgctttttatttttaatatatttaatatataaattctTTTATATTTAGCCACATCAATATGCATGGTCTGGATCCGCCCCTGGACAGGTAGATAATGACAATTGTTTTAATGATTCTTAATAATGACATATGAATAAGATAGAAATATCACAAATTAAAACTGTTAGATAATGTTGAATCCAACAAAAGAATTTAAAGTTATCAATTTGAAGAATTGAAGTGTGAAAGCCCGTCTGACTCTACGTTAACATTTTATCTATTTTTGGCATAATTATATCAAGAGtcctttaaattattttgttgtaATAAGTTGGTcccttaagttttttttttttaaaaagaatctTGATCCTTTAAGTTAAAAAATGTGTGCACAATTATCCTTTTCAcctttttttcttcaatatttgATTAAACCAATCATTCAAAATACATCAGGTTGCAACAAAACACATATATTAACATCCTAAATACATAAATTAGCattcaaaaaatataaagtcAAATCCTAATTCAACCAAAAAAAACTTAAAGGAccgaattatttaaaaaaaaaacttaaaagaccaacctattacaataaaataacttaaaggactcaTGGTGTAATTATGCCTCTATTTTTTAACACTTAAATATAAATGAAGTAAGAATAGATCTTGAGGTATTATAGCAATACGCGCGCACACACATACCCAAATTATTTTAAACCCCTGTCTATTTGATAAAAACATcttaaaaccaattcaaaaaagTGTTTAAACAATTAAGAAACTTGTTTGATCAATGAGGAAAGCAAAATACGATGGTTAATCGACTAAGCCTTTTTTCTATTCGATTAAAGCAAAGTGTAACGCCTCCTATTCGATTAAGGAAGCTTGTAATTGATTAAGTgacatcaaaatttaaaatttcatttttggcaTAGGTTAATCGATCAAGTACTTTTCTATTAAGGACTTGGGTGAATCACCCTATATATTGGGAATGTTAGCTTCCAAATAGATAAAGACGATTTTAGCTCGCAATTTAGTAATGTGTTTTGCTTAAATGGTGGCGCTGTGAGGTAGAAAAGTTCAAAGCAGGATATATGTGTTGATTCTTTTATTGAAGTCAAGTATATTGTTGCCTCAAATGCAACAAAGAAAGTTGTTTGGATCAAGAAGTTCATTATTGAAATTGGTATAGTTCCTAGCATTATGGATCCCATTGATCTCTATTATGATAAAGATGGTGCCATCGCACAAGGCTAATGAGCTTAGATCTCACCAAAGATCCAAACATATGCTTAGGCGATATCACCTCATTCGAGAGATAATAGCTAGAGGAGATGTAAAGATATTTAGAGTACCAACAATTGACAAAGACACTGATCCACTAACAAAGCCTCTTGTGTAATAGAAGCATGAGAGTCATACTAGATCTATGGGTATTAGGTGAATGTCTGATTGACTCTAGTGCTAGTGATAGATTGTTGGTGTAAGCCTTGAAGGCCAAAGTTTTATTAGAGTTCATGCTTGTattgaataatttattaataataaaacggAATTTCTTTGTCttgtttgttttttctaaatAATAAAGTCTCTAGAATAGCTAGTCTGTTTAATGAAatattaagtgtgacttaatcatgagTTTTTATTAAACATAGGGATATTATTATAAAGTATTTATATGCAAGATTTATTGTGAAGTAGAATAACATTAAAACATTGAGATTATTATGTGAATAGTTGATGATCACCTCTCATGGATCATGAATAAAAAGTTATCAATTTTTCACATAGAtatgaatatgatgaatgatatttaTACTAGATTGACCTACCATGAGAGTACTACATAGAATATTATGCAATtatcataagttattctcaaaGTAACAATGGTGTATATCACCCTTTGACTTGAAACCACGATGAGCCCTATATGTGAAATCGGGTATTTTACTATTAATCAAACATTATCTGTAACAGGATGACCATAAAGATCGTTAATGGATACTCCACAAATCATGTTGATGGACATGAGAGACCTAGACAAAATTTTCCTATCCTGCATAACAAGATATATGTCTAAGGTCCCAATATTGAATTCGACAAGGATTACACGGTCTTTCCTTGTGTCCAATATAGACATGaaggaaaaatataattatacaCACAAATATTTTCACAGAAAGATTTTGTCATATCACATGACATTTTTGTGACTTGAATAGCTATGACATTTAATAAtctatttaaattttgatttatatGAATTTGACTGTTTAgatcaaaattgtttttaaaactaTACAAGATGAACTATAACACATATCTAAAATTTAATTTACTatgattaaatcatgatttaataaagctatatatattgtcttagttgaatggtggctaatctatacaaatttttaaaaaatttatgacGATTCTAATTTAAGCCGTTAATTATGTTGGTTAAATCTACAAATTTGCAGATTTATCCAtaactaaaattattttgaaaattaactaCATCTTTATCTATTATTATATGTATGGATAAAaaacatttcaataaaaaaaaaagtaattataGAGCACAAAAATAATACCAATAATATCAACTTAGTTTCAAGTATATAACACTTTACACATCTCAGTGCTTTCATTTTTCTTGTCTCTAGCTGATATATAACTGTTAAGACAAAATCATCATGCATGTACTGCCACCGCCCACCTACCTACATCTAAATTAATATCTCATATATATTCATGTCATGTCTATATGAGCCTCTCCTATAGGGCCTCAACCACTCTAATGAATATATGTAGATAATCATGGTATATGTTGTACTATACAATAGTATAATTCAAACAGAAAATAAAGGAGGGGTGGAGTTTGTTTGAGTTGGTGAGGAATAAACAGGGGCCcgtttttgtgattttataattCATGTGGGAATAGTAATGTTTGAAAGCACATGTCTTGTCTATTGATTATATGAAGCCAAATTGAACTTATTAGAGTACTATGGATTGATTCTCTCTATTTTCTCTTCCCATTGAAAGTGAATGATAAGTAAGCAGCTATATATTGAGGACATGTAGGGTAGGAAGTGAATGGCAAAAGAGGGACTTAATTACTTCATTGAAAGAAATATTGAAACTGATGTAGGCAATTCCCCTCGTGACACAAGTAGTTACACAATCGTTTGGGACATGAATTATTTGTATGTCGTGGTATGGTTACTTATATGGCTTTTTAGATTCATtggttttcctttcttttcttttcgctTATGTAATTTTAGAAGTCGATTCCAATAAGACAAATTTTCCTTAGCCTAAAATTTAATAAGAATCCTTTCACATTTCTTTCTTAACCTACTACCGTAGCGAAGCGaatatattttcaaataattCTTAGAATTTATTAAGACTTTGAATTGTGGTTAGTCATATCTTAACCTTATCGAATCAATTTGTAAGATGGAAATTGTTCTTATTTATTAACATATCTTGGTTGCGGAATAGGTATGGCGATCTAGTGCATCAGGATGTGTATGAGGCAGTCGCTAGGTATACATGCTACATCTTGTAGGATGTATTATCTTTGCATAAAAGTCTCATGCATATATTGATGTGAAGTACATGTGGCTATTTACTCGCCTTGAGCATTTATGTTGTGCATGAGGGTGTGTTGCATTGACTGTTCTATATGTTGCACTTAGAGAGACGACTATTTTTTAGACCAAACAGTTTGTCGGTTCTATTAGTCTATTTTAGGTATATCtaaatttttatttcttattattattatgttagttctttttatgatatttttttctAGTTATCTAAGTCTTTGTTAATGTGCAGTGCTTGATATACGAGCATTTTCCATCCATTTGTGAGAGGAGGGTTATTCCTACCACATATGAATCTCCACAGGCCAAGAGATGGAGGGACAGACATGCACACCCGAGAGGTGTTACGGAGTACAAGAAGATGATTAATACACTGACTATAAACGATATCATCTAGACACTCTACACAAACCATATAGTGCATCAAGAGATTGATGACAATTCACCTTTTTTGTTGTTATCTGCGATAGGAAACGTTATTGGCTAGACACTTACCAGAGAGGTGTTTATGCCAGTTTGGATATGGCAAGGATATCCCAAGACCAGTCCCTGCTATTCTATCTAAGGACATTGATAGCTGGTTTCATGTCAGATTTTAGATCCTACACGTGCCATTAGAGATCGTCTAATGGATGTTCGGTTTCCAATAGAGTGTGTGGATGAGTACTTGGAGTGGTACCTTACTGTATCACATCCTAGGTAGCATGGAAATGATGATGGACCTTCTCAAGTTGGATCTTCACATGCTAGATCTTTTCATGATGATGTTGGGGTACCATATGATGATGTGCCTCCGCCTCCACATGGTGCATATGACGCTCAAAATCTGTAGATGATAGCATTCATTATGGATAACTTCATGGTTTTGGTGAATCCAGATGGTGAAGTTTATACTTTGGCATCGTAACCAACACACATAGCACGTGTGGAACCTATTTAGACCGTAATATCatttttgtattatttgtatattatgtGTACTATTAATCAGACATTTTCACAACAATATTTTTAGATAACATATTGGCACTTCCATTGATATGATGAACATAACTTGACATTTGACAAACAATTACATAATTtaacaaaacaataataaaaaacaacacCTAGACACTACCAGATGATTTTAGACGTTTCAACATCTTGATTATGTCGACAATAGATCTAGAAATTATCTTATCAAGCTTGATTGGTCCCTTCTTTAGCCTACGATGAAGTATTCTCCACGTAACTTTCAAATCTTCATCGGTCTTCAACTCATTAAGGCCGTATTTCACCTTTTCATCAGTATCAATTCAGTCTGCATGAAATTCGATCTTACTCACCTTTATGTTCTAGATGTTGGGTAACATATCATTAAGCTTAGATCTTAGAATAGTGAGATATGACGTGCCCTCCGGGAGTCAAAGCTCTACAAGAGGTTTCATCTTGTTGAAGTACACTTATACTTTATATAGAAAAAACTAAGACATTGTAAGATGTCTTTCTTAACTACACGtgacccctatttatacaactTTTAATTCATTATAAACCACACAAAACGGTCGGTACAATCACAGTCGTACAAAACTGTCAACAAAATCTCAACCTTTCAATTAACACTCAACTAACACTACCAGATATCTCACTGATCAATGAAAAATCCAATAAATTACAACtattttgataaaattaataCTTATTCAACTACCGGATTTTTTGCCATTACTCAAAAAATCCGATACATATAggtctttttaaaaaaaaccatgCCATAACATTATGAATTTTGAAATATCTAATATACCAGATTTTTGAGATACAATACCAGATTTTTTGATTTGTatcaatttgtttttattatcttactgaattttttattcaaaattttgtgataaaaTTTTGATAAGAATAATATAGACATTATGAAAAATATGTGGGGGTGTCAGGTCAACGTGCTGAGTGTCATGATAAAATTGAGTTTATAGCTTTATAGCTTTATGTCCAATTCGGATGGGCCTTAGTCTATTCTAAAAACACATATAAAGAGATTTTCTTCTACCACCCTTTGAAATGTACCTGGTAGctccaattttttattttgaccaaaatattctttttattattttcttaatttcaaaattatatttttgtaaaaatgtaaaaaaatttgGTATCTTTTAGATTGATATGGAGCAAATCTTTACATTTTgccatattttaaaaaattcgaCGAGTTTTCGGATTTTTAAAAATCCagtatattttttatgaaaattttgaaaacatGATAATTAATATCTAATAGGCCTATAAAAAATGATTAACAGTATCAGATTTTTTTGATAAATTCGATCTgtcttttaaattttcaaatttttgaaaatttctataGTTCATATTCGATAgaccaataaaaaacaaaatttaacatCAACGATATTTTGCAGTGTTCTGGTATATTTGAACAAACCCGTATaaaatttttttctcaaaaatatatgattttatgtCGTATATATCCGACTTGTTTAAAATATCCAATATAAAATcactaatttttaaaaaaaaattatgattttacacttgttttttttaaaatacatgtATAAAATCTATAACTCATAATTTTTCTAAAAATCCTATAAAAATTCATGAGCtttttcaaaaattcatttaaaactctaAAATTATCAAAAATCCAGCGCATTACACAAAATCCAGAAAACACAAtacttatttaaaaaatataaaaattcacaaaGAATATTTTAGTAAAAGCACAACTACAAGATATGCCAGGTAAAAAACTACGGGAGATACCTGATCAAAAAATTGAGGTGCCAAGAGTCAAGACAAGATCTCCATAaatcatttgaattattattttaaaaaatggctTGCTGTAAGTGCATACTAAGATTGCTAAGATTGCTGGGTGGGAGGTATCCGAGATGAGAAAGGTACTAAGATTGCTGGGATCAGAGCTTTGAAATCACTTATGCTGCCATCGTCTAgtgcatcaacaacaacaataatattactaataaaatTCTTGACTAGTTGATGTAAGATTGGGACTTTGCAGTGTcttcttcaaatattttaaagCTATTTCATTGTCATGGCTGAATTTGAACTTTTAAGACTTATAGGTAAGCAAGAAAATACCCATacaatttcattcaaacactCTTGGGAAGGAATAAACAATGCAATTCTACTTCATACACACTCAACAAAATGGTCTTCACTCCTCGTACATTTGTTACAACAGCAACACAAATAGACATACATGTCTTTGAATTTTGAACCGTATATCTGAACAAACTcgaaattatttatttgaatacaTCGAAGAAAGATTTTAAATAATGATAATGTTGTCCGCACCTTAATATCTAGATCCAAAAATAAACTTAGGATACGATAATCAACATAATTTAGGGTTTAACTCAGGTGCACAAACAGATACGGTTCCTACTTTTTCACAGTTGTTACATATTTAAGGAGCATGGCAACAACATCCTCTGAAATTCTTGCAGCCTCTTCTTTCAGGTGATGGATTTTTTCTTCGGTTTCTTGGTCAAGTCGCTTAACATTAGCTCCAGAGTCACCACTACTCTGTATTCATAGGAAAACAAGAACACAAATTGGAGAACATATCACATCTTTGAATAAGATAAAGCAGTAGTCTAACAATTGTGTTTATCGAAGAGTAGACTTACATCTGAAACTTTCTTTTGAAACTCAGACTCAAGCTTGGCACGGTATTCAGCAATCTCCTTTTCAGCCTCTTCTTTGGCCTGTTTCAACCTAGCCGATTTTTCTAATAGTGGAGATCCAAAGGATAACATTGATTAGTTGTATAAACAAATGTTTGAAAAATGTGCTTGGAAAAATTATGGATGATCATGTATGGACAGGGGAAATAACCATGCACATAAAAAAAACTCCTAATATAAAAtgaaaagaacaaaataaaaacaacaacataaatcTTGAGGTAAATGATTGTGTttctaaatattttgaaataagcAGAGCACAGCAAAGTAGAGCGGAATTGAATGGAGCAAATGCAACAAAGCATCCATACCATTGCTTAAATATTTTATGGAATGGAAGAAAGTGTTTATGCCATTATTTGAAAGGCAATCGAAACTGAATGAACGGAACAAAGTGAAGTGGAATTGAATTATACAACTACCATAGGGACcccagtaaataaataaaaaaagtagtAGATACTGTAGCAGAAAAAGCTTAAACAACAATTTGAGAAGAGGCAAATATACCAGCCATTGAAGCAGAGCTAGAGAAGAAGAGCAAGAGATAGCTTTCAAAATAGGTACATATGACAACCATTGATGTAGAGCCAGAGAGGAAGAACAAAACAATTGTTGCAGTGGGGATAATTTGCGTAGAAATCCTCTCAAAATCTTAAAACAAATGGACATCTCCATTACCATAGTTTTTGGTGTATAAATGTCGAATTTATGATATTCGTGCATTTCTATCATTTATTCACCATAAAACTTTAGTAACAGACACCTCTATTTCTCTTTTGAGAAGTAGAAAGGATCCTTACCCCTATAATTAGGATTAATGAAGGAAGATGATTGAATGGTTGGAATAGACTCACCCCACCAGGTTCCACTCCACTCTATCTATTACTTTAAAATCCAGACACTGGAACATTATCCTATTCTATTCTACTCTACTTCATCCCATTTCATTCTATCAATAACATTGATTAGTTGTATAAACAAATGTTTGAAAAATGTGCATTGAAAAATCATGGATAATCACATATGGACAGGGGAAAAAACCATGCACATAAAAAACTCCTGACATAAAAtgaaaagaacaaaataaaaagaataataagTAGAACATAACTCTTGACGTAAATGATTGTAtctctaaatattttcaaataagcGGAGCCCAATAAAGTAGAGTGGAATTGAATGGAGCAGAAATGCAACAAAGCAATCCATAAAGTAGAGTGGAATTGAATGGAGCAGAAATGCAACAAAGCATCCATACTGTTGTTTAAATATTGTATATTTTATGATGGAATGGAACAATATGCTCATTCCATTATATGAAAAGTGAACGGAACTGAATGAACAGAACAAAGTGAAGTGGTATTGAATTATACAACTACTGTAGGGACTCCAGTAAATAAAACAAGTAGTAGATACTGTGGCAGGAAAAGCTTAAACAACAATTAGAGAAGAAACAAATACAAACCATTGAAGCAGAGCTAGAGAAGAAGAACGAGAGATAGCTTTCAAATACAAACCATCCCACCAGGTTCTACTCCACTCTATCCATTACTTTAAAATCCGAACACTGGAACGTTATCCTATTCCATTCTACTTCACTTCATCCTATTATATTCTATCAATCCAAACTACATACGTAACTTACCAAACAGTTGAGAAGAAATTTCTACAAGCACTTATA encodes:
- the LOC131644600 gene encoding V-type proton ATPase subunit G-like produces the protein MASNRGQGGIQQLLAAEQEAQRIVNAAKNEKSARLKQAKEEAEKEIAEYRAKLESEFQKKVSDSSGDSGANVKRLDQETEEKIHHLKEEAARISEDVVAMLLKYVTTVKK